A window of the Deinococcus gobiensis I-0 genome harbors these coding sequences:
- a CDS encoding M23 family metallopeptidase, whose amino-acid sequence MTAFYPLLDTPTTKYTVQAGCGYLDPAYLAATKSQHPAEDFNAVTGSDTDLGDPVHAADDGTVSYTGWDGYIGGIVEIQHPDGSVSGYWHLRDVHVVTGQRVNGGDMIGQVGKGATGVMKAHLHFYVKKPGVKLAPNYWPSTHDKNPTSCATFIRANYFVPSEWLKARGAKRTLADLQALRGTPGRVLVNDVEVTGQLVQRPDNGVTIDARTATVRVYANDPRPTPSVPTLPQN is encoded by the coding sequence GTGACGGCCTTCTACCCCCTGCTGGACACGCCCACGACCAAGTACACCGTGCAGGCCGGGTGTGGATATCTGGACCCCGCCTACCTCGCGGCCACGAAGTCGCAGCACCCCGCCGAGGACTTCAACGCGGTGACTGGCAGCGACACCGACCTGGGCGACCCAGTCCACGCGGCCGACGACGGCACCGTGAGCTACACCGGGTGGGATGGCTACATCGGCGGGATCGTCGAGATCCAGCACCCGGACGGCAGCGTCTCCGGGTACTGGCACCTGCGTGACGTGCATGTGGTCACTGGCCAGCGCGTGAACGGTGGCGACATGATCGGCCAGGTGGGCAAGGGTGCGACCGGCGTGATGAAGGCGCACCTGCACTTCTATGTAAAGAAGCCGGGCGTGAAGCTCGCGCCCAACTACTGGCCCAGCACCCACGACAAGAACCCGACGAGCTGCGCGACCTTCATCCGGGCCAACTACTTCGTGCCCAGCGAGTGGCTTAAGGCGCGCGGCGCAAAGCGCACGCTGGCCGACCTGCAGGCCCTGCGCGGCACGCCTGGCCGGGTGCTGGTCAATGACGTCGAGGTGACTGGACAGCTGGTCCAGCGGCCCGACAACGGCGTGACCATTGACGCGCGCACGGCCACCGTGCGGGTCTACGCCAACGATCCGCGCCCCACGCCCAGCGTGCCCACGCTGCCGCAGAACTGA